A section of the Pseudomonas fluorescens genome encodes:
- a CDS encoding single-stranded DNA-binding protein, with translation MARGVNKVILVGTCGQDPEVRYLPNGNAVTNLSLATSEQWTDKQTGQKVEKTEWHRVSMFGKVAEIAGEYLRKGSQVYIEGKLQTREWEKDGIKRYTTEIVVDMQGTMQLLGGRPQGDQQGQGGMSNSAPRPQQSRPQPSQQPQRESRPAPQQAAPQPAADFDSFDDDIPF, from the coding sequence ATGGCCCGTGGGGTTAACAAAGTCATATTGGTCGGTACATGCGGCCAGGATCCCGAAGTTCGCTACTTGCCTAACGGTAACGCCGTGACCAACCTGAGTCTGGCGACCAGCGAACAGTGGACCGACAAGCAGACCGGCCAGAAGGTCGAGAAAACCGAGTGGCACCGTGTGTCGATGTTCGGCAAGGTCGCAGAGATTGCCGGTGAATACCTGCGCAAGGGTTCGCAGGTCTACATCGAAGGCAAACTGCAGACCCGCGAGTGGGAAAAAGACGGCATCAAGCGTTACACCACGGAAATCGTGGTCGACATGCAAGGCACCATGCAACTGCTGGGCGGCCGTCCACAAGGCGATCAACAGGGCCAGGGCGGCATGTCCAACTCGGCACCGCGTCCACAGCAGTCCCGTCCACAGCCAAGCCAGCAGCCACAGCGTGAGTCGCGTCCAGCGCCACAGCAGGCGGCACCGCAACCGGCCGCCGACTTCGACAGCTTTGATGACGATATCCCGTTCTGA